A stretch of DNA from Gimesia chilikensis:
CCATTCGCTCCTTCGAAATCCGGGGCATCCCACTTACCGCGTTTCCTTCGGCAGCGGTATCGAACACAATCACCTGGCCATCATTGTCCACCAGCATCCGCAGATGGTACGTCTTGAAGACGCCTCCCCAGCGATAGTGGTACAGCTTCAGAATCGCCCCTGATTCATCCAGTTCCTCGGAAGGGCTTCCCTGAATCATGCTGGCCTTGAAGTCTTCAAACGGAACTTCCCCTGATCTTCCCGCGGCTTCCCTGGCAGCGTCGAGATTATCGAACGTCTTTGCCTGCGATGTCTTGGCCCGCCATTCCAGGAGTACCACGCCCAGCAGAATCAGAATGAAGACCCAGGAAATAATCCGCCGCTGGGTACTGACTTTCTTCTTTGTGGAAGCGGGTTTGGAATCGGGTGTTTCGGGAGCATCGGGGGTAGAACTCATGGTCTCTTCCTTTATTGAACGGGGATCACTCGGTTCAAGTCTAACCCGCGCCTTTCAGAAGCTCAAACAGAAACCACGGCTTCACATAAGTTTTACCAAACTCACATCCGCGGCTTACAGGATCCCCCGCGGCTCCTCATCCGCGAAGGGATGCAGCGCCTGAATTCCCTTGGGTTTGGGCAGGGCATTCACCAGAGCTTCAGCCATTTTAAAGTCGGCGGCCGTCGTGATCTTCTGGTTCAGGGGAGAACCTTCCACAATCGTCACCGCCTGTCCGATATGTTCTACCAGTTGTGCTTCATCCGTAGGCTGGAAATCGCCCCGCTTCGCATAGGCGTCGAGCAGGATCTGCCGCTGAAAGACCTGCGGCGTCTGCGCTGCCCAGAGATCGGTACGGTCGACCGTTTCCTGAATCTGCCGATCCTTGCCTGCCCGTTTGAGTGTACTCGAAACCCGCACCGCGGGTATGACAGCGTGGTGCTTCTCCGCCGCAGCAAACAGTTCTCCCACCCACTTATCGGTAATCAGCGGTCGAGCTGCATCGTGGATGGCCACGTAATCGATGTCGGCTTTCACACGGGCCAGCGCATTCTGTACCGAGTCCGCCCGCTCTTCTCCCCCGGGAACGATTTCGATATCCATGAACGCCAGATTCGGACGGAACTTCTGCTTGAACCATTCAATATCATCCGGGGAGACCGAGATAATCAGCTGCTTCACATCTTCGCGGTTGGAAAAGATCTCCGCCGACCGCACCCAGACGGCGCGGCCTTTCAGATCCATGAAGGGTTTCTTCTGCGGCCCGGATCCCAGGATCTTCGCCCCCTTCGACTGAAACCGGCTGCTCTTTCCTGCTGCTGCCAGGATGACTGCAAACGTTGCCACTGCACTATCCTCTCTGATGTTA
This window harbors:
- the ispD gene encoding 2-C-methyl-D-erythritol 4-phosphate cytidylyltransferase, with product MATFAVILAAAGKSSRFQSKGAKILGSGPQKKPFMDLKGRAVWVRSAEIFSNREDVKQLIISVSPDDIEWFKQKFRPNLAFMDIEIVPGGEERADSVQNALARVKADIDYVAIHDAARPLITDKWVGELFAAAEKHHAVIPAVRVSSTLKRAGKDRQIQETVDRTDLWAAQTPQVFQRQILLDAYAKRGDFQPTDEAQLVEHIGQAVTIVEGSPLNQKITTAADFKMAEALVNALPKPKGIQALHPFADEEPRGIL